One genomic segment of Drosophila melanogaster chromosome 3R includes these proteins:
- the CG6345 gene encoding uncharacterized protein, with the protein MKISYRAFVRQVRHASTTASKGATTSVTSSAAGQLKSEPAARATFLERIQRGPGFQDFFAVKPASRLKTDEEEHVDTSVPYLNSIDFNGNGRKVHFEVYGCQMNTNDTEVVFSILKENGYLRCQEPEEADVIMLVTCAVRDGAEQRIRNRLKHLRAMKNKRSTRRHPLQLTLLGCMAERLKEKLLEQEQCVDVIAGPDSYKDLPRLLAISRHYGNSAINVLLSLDETYADVMPVRLNSESPTAFVSIMRGCDNMCTYCIVPFTRGRERSRPLASIVAEVKALAEQGVKEVTLLGQNVNSYRDRTAQEEQDSLKATPVPGFSTVYKPKTGGTPFAALLRSVAQAVPDMRIRFTSPHPKDFSDEVLEVIRDHPNVCKQLHLPAQSGNTQVLERMRRGYSREAYLELVQHIRQFLPNVGLSSDFICGFCGETEEEFQDTVSLIQQVQYNVAYLFAYSMREKTTAHRRYKDDVPINVKNERLQRMVQVFREGATQLHRKMEGQEQLILIEGKSKRSDAHWFGRNDANIKVIVPSIYVPISGDSTARKSFGVGDFLAVRIEESNSQVLKGTPLELSNITDFHSRQLIQ; encoded by the coding sequence ATGAAAATAAGCTACCGGGCATTTGTTCGCCAAGTGCGGCATGCCTCCACGACTGCCTCGAAAGGAGCTACGACATCCGTTACCTCCAGCGCAGCGGGTCAACTAAAATCAGAGCCGGCAGCACGTGCAACTTTTCTGGAGAGGATTCAACGCGGACCGGGCTTCCAAGACTTTTTTGCGGTCAAGCCTGCGTCAAGACTGAAAACTGATGAAGAGGAGCATGTGGACACCAGTGTGCCGTACCTGAACTCGATTGATTTCAATGGAAACGGAAGGAAGGTCCACTTTGAGGTCTACGGATGCCAGATGAACACGAATGACACGGAGGTGGTGTTCAGTATCCTGAAGGAGAATGGTTATTTGAGATGCCAGGAGCCGGAGGAGGCCGATGTCATAATGCTCGTAACGTGCGCAGTGCGCGATGGAGCGGAGCAGAGGATCAGGAACCGATTGAAGCACCTGCGAGCCATGAAGAACAAACGCAGTACGCGGAGGCATCCTCTACAGCTGACACTGCTGGGTTGCATGGCGGAGCGACTAAAGGAGAAGCTGCTGGAACAGGAGCAATGTGTGGATGTAATCGCCGGACCCGATAGCTACAAGGATTTGCCGCGACTACTGGCTATCTCCCGGCATTATGGCAACTCGGCCATCAATGTGCTCCTCTCGCTGGACGAAACCTATGCGGATGTGATGCCCGTTCGCTTAAACTCCGAATCGCCCACTGCTTTTGTGTCCATCATGCGCGGTTGTGACAACATGTGTACCTATTGTATAGTGCCCTTCACCCGTGGACGCGAGCGCTCTCGCCCCCTGGCATCCATTGTGGCTGAGGTCAAGGCATTGGCGGAACAGGGCGTGAAGGAGGTCACCCTGCTGGGTCAGAATGTCAACTCGTACAGAGACAGAACTGCGCAGGAGGAACAGGACTCACTGAAAGCAACTCCAGTGCCCGGTTTTAGCACTGTTTACAAGCCCAAAACAGGCGGGACTCCCTTTGCAGCATTGCTCCGATCCGTGGCTCAAGCTGTTCCAGACATGCGCATCCGTTTCACCTCGCCGCATCCGAAGGATTTCTCCGACGAAGTTCTGGAGGTCATCAGAGATCACCCGAATGTGTGCAAGCAACTTCACCTGCCAGCACAATCGGGCAATACCCAAGTTCTGGAAAGGATGCGACGTGGTTACAGCAGAGAGGCTTATCTGGAACTTGTGCAGCACATCAGACAGTTTTTGCCCAACGTGGGGCTGTCCAGCGATTTTATCTGCGGCTTTTGCGGTGAAACGGAAGAGGAGTTCCAAGACACTGTATCTCTTATCCAACAAGTGCAGTACAACGTGGCCTACTTGTTCGCCTACAGCATGCGAGAAAAGACCACTGCCCATCGGCGCTACAAAGATGATGTGCCCATAAACGTGAAGAATGAGCGACTGCAGCGCATGGTCCAGGTTTTCCGAGAGGGAGCTACACAGCTACATCGTAAAATGGAAGGCCAGGAGCAGCTCATACTTATAGAAGGGAAAAGCAAGAGGTCCGATGCTCACTGGTTCGGTCGGAATGATGCCAATATCAAGGTCATAGTTCCTTCTATATATGTACCCATATCTGGAGATTCCACAGCCAGAAAATCGTTTGGAGTAGGTGACTTTTTGGCCGTCCGCATTGAGGAATCCAACTCACAGGTGCTGAAGGGCACGCCCCTCGAGCTGAGCAACATAACCGACTTTCACAGCAGACAGttaatacaataa
- the Rrp46 gene encoding Rrp46 yields the protein MNLPAKMDVEKDKLRQMHCEFNPLSRCDGSVMYSQGATGLIGAVLGPIEVKTQNLSIDGSYLECNYRPKAGLPQVTDRIREAAIRDVLELALLSEAHPRSKMSVQIQELEDRGSIDACAVNCACLAMLIGGLPLKYSFAAVHAIINEQGEYVLDPDQSETLHQRASFTFAFDSVEGNLLLIQTKGSFKIAQFNDIECLCLAASAEIFQFYRNQVAKYHGRSEATAKKEDVNET from the exons ATGAATTTACCAGCGAAAATGGACGTGGAAAAGGATAAGCTTCGCCAGATGCACTGCGAATTCAATCCCTTGTCGCGTTGCGACGGATCCGTGATGTACAGCCAGG GTGCTACAGGTCTCATAGGCGCAGTTCTCGGCCCCATCGAGGTGAAGACCCAAAACCTGAGCATAGATGGCAGCTACTTGGAGTGTAACTACCGACCAAAAGCGGGCCTGCCGCAGGTTACCGATCGGATTCGGGAGGCGGCCATTCGGGATGTGCTGGAACTGGCCCTCCTGTCGGAGGCTCATCCGCGCTCCAAGATGTCCGTGCAGATCCAGGAGCTGGAAGATCGTGGCAGT ATTGATGCCTGCGCCGTAAATTGCGCCTGCCTAGCCATGCTCATCGGAGGCCTGCCTTTAAAGTATAGCTTTGCGGCTGTCCACGCCATCATCAACGAGCAGGGCGAGTATGTGCTAGATCCGGACCAAAGTGAAACCCTCCACCAGCGCGCCAGTTTTACATTCGCCTTTGATTCTGTAGAAGGAAACCTTTTGTTGATCCAGACAAAGGGCTCTTTCAAAATAGCCCAGTTCAATGATATTGAGTGCCTATGCCTGGCTGCCAGTGCCGAGATCTTTCAGTTCTATCGCAACCAGGTTGCAAAGTATCATGGCAGGAGTGAGGCGACGGCTAAGAAGGAGGACGTCAATGAGACGTGA